The genomic DNA GGCAGTGAATAAACCCGCCGCAATTATAAAGGCAAAAAAGGCTATAGCAAAGGCATTTCAGCACCAATTAGATAAAACCGGTTTTTCACTCGTTGAGATACTCTCTCCATGTCCTACAAACTGGAAGATGAACTCCGTTGAGGCCTGCAAATGGATTGATGAAGTTATGAGCAAGAAATTCCCCATAGGACTCGTGAAAGAGGTAAAATGCTGACCAAAACAATCTTTTCAGGATTTGGCGGACAGGGTGTGCTTTCCATTGGTTTTACCGTGGCGAATGCCGCAATGTTTGAAGGGAAATACGTGACGTACCTCCCGTCTTACGGAGTAGAGGTAAGGGGTGGTACTGCGAATTGTACAGTAGTGGTTTCTGATGAAGAGATTGCATCACCCGTTGCTTCTGACCCGGAATTTATCGTTGCCATGAATCAACCCTCATTTGCGAGATTTCAGAGCATACTCCAGTCAGGTGGACTTTTATGCGTGAACTCATCTATTGTAGATGCAACATCTGCAAGAGGTGATATAGAAGTTCTGGCTGTTCCCACGAGCGAACTTGCAGAGAAACTGGGAACTATCAAGGTGGCCAATATGATCATGCTTGGCGCTTTCATTAAGGCAAGCATGATCATCTCTTTCGATTTTCTCATAAAAAACCTTACCGGGATACTCGGTGAAGGGAAATCGAAGCTTATAAAACTGAATAAAGATGCCCTTGAGCTCGGGTACAACTACGTTAAGGAGTGAGGTATATGGTTATTACACAAATTTCAGTCAGTCTGGAAAATGCACCCGGAGCATTGCTGATTATAAGTGAGATACTCGGGAGAGAAGGTGTTAATATACGCGCTATATCAGTTGCCGACACCTCGGATATCAGCACGGTCAGGTTTGTGGTTGATGACCCTGTAAAGGCAAAAAATATACTTAAAGGAAATGGTTATTCCCCAAGGGAAACAGGGGTACTTGCCGTTGAAACACCGGATCATCCCGGAGGTTTGATAGCAGTTCTGAAACCCCTTAAAAGCGCAGGCATAAATGTCCATTACCTCTACCCGCACCTTGGAAGGGCAAGTAACAATGCAATCGTAATACTCGGGGTAGACAATACCGAAGAAGCACAGAAAGTTCTACAGCAGAACTGGGTCCGTACCCTCGGCAAAGAAGTTTACAGCATTTAATACAAAACAATAATGCTGAAAAACCGGTAGCCCCTGAACAGCAGAGAATCTTCTCGTATATTTTATTTTCCCCGATAATTTGATTTTACAGATTCCA from Pseudomonadota bacterium includes the following:
- a CDS encoding 2-oxoacid:acceptor oxidoreductase family protein, producing MLTKTIFSGFGGQGVLSIGFTVANAAMFEGKYVTYLPSYGVEVRGGTANCTVVVSDEEIASPVASDPEFIVAMNQPSFARFQSILQSGGLLCVNSSIVDATSARGDIEVLAVPTSELAEKLGTIKVANMIMLGAFIKASMIISFDFLIKNLTGILGEGKSKLIKLNKDALELGYNYVKE
- a CDS encoding ACT domain-containing protein, which translates into the protein MVITQISVSLENAPGALLIISEILGREGVNIRAISVADTSDISTVRFVVDDPVKAKNILKGNGYSPRETGVLAVETPDHPGGLIAVLKPLKSAGINVHYLYPHLGRASNNAIVILGVDNTEEAQKVLQQNWVRTLGKEVYSI